The Halapricum desulfuricans genome includes a region encoding these proteins:
- a CDS encoding DUF1156 domain-containing protein, with protein MSEQSGSSQGRQERTELPIERGFPIERVNEIAEKEGRAKMYYRPIYTMHKWWARRLGCVFRAISLYTLLDDPEKVQVFEPGHEGGTLADYGDDADGESDLDVASLLERVDMSDPESLWELYPKDVRVEDKKILDPFMGGGTSLVEASRFGAEVVGNDLNPVAWFVTKKELEAGQTDVEELEEAFEQVKEDVADEITQYYKTPCPNGDHEADVMYNFWVKELDCVSCGHTVPLFKDYRVAAGRYENDDKYNVLCPDCGAVTLVDDWQSESVCNDCGHGFVPKEGNVSRGGKYNCPDCGQKYAITDAIQEQGGYDLRLYALEYYCEHCDDAGESKADQKGYKEAEKEDKELYRQAKQEWEESDHLHEYVPNEEIPKGAVTASSSVNGNDVFEHGYDHWCDLFTKRQLLSLSKLLKAIEGVSDKNAREYLLLAFSDSIRYNNTFVTYNNGYNKADHSFKTNSFVPTMSPVENNVWGTKFGSGPFTTVWERVLSGVEYANSPSERYVVDGENNEAEGFPPIEANATLSLGDARQLDAENEFDAVITDPPYYDNVMYSEISDFFYVWQKILLKDHYEGFQAEKTPRAESIVTNPYLGKTTEDFEHEIGQAFETIHRSLKEDGVLTFTYHHSDSESWGELLGSLCTAGFEVTATYPLTADINKFIGGEAVSFDIAIVARPIDDTEAASWNSLRRDIYRTARRTRKQLEENRELSRGDIGVMEMGACFREYSKHHGKVQRDGEIMDAKEVVQEIYGIIQEASDIGVEDVFIDLLDTPSPSFDDVNKLCRGTNATPEDLKEMRLYNQDDGFELGTWDNEKRQAYIQERANGDGGDHLSNLDKLQFLRYRYEKGQSVQNYVEKWGVDDDLRELAGRLADVTGDDTYTRVLGDRDITSY; from the coding sequence ATGTCTGAGCAATCCGGATCTTCACAAGGTCGGCAGGAGCGGACTGAACTCCCCATCGAGCGTGGCTTCCCCATCGAGCGCGTGAACGAGATTGCTGAGAAGGAAGGACGGGCGAAGATGTACTACCGCCCGATCTACACGATGCACAAATGGTGGGCTCGCCGTCTGGGCTGTGTCTTCCGCGCGATTTCTCTCTACACCCTACTCGACGATCCAGAGAAGGTGCAGGTATTCGAGCCCGGTCACGAAGGCGGTACACTCGCTGACTACGGCGACGACGCCGATGGTGAGTCCGACCTCGACGTGGCGTCGCTGCTCGAACGCGTGGACATGAGCGATCCAGAGAGTCTCTGGGAACTCTACCCGAAGGACGTCCGCGTCGAGGACAAGAAGATTCTCGACCCGTTCATGGGTGGCGGTACGTCGCTGGTCGAAGCCTCACGCTTCGGGGCTGAGGTCGTCGGCAACGACCTGAATCCTGTCGCGTGGTTCGTCACGAAGAAAGAACTCGAAGCGGGCCAGACCGATGTCGAAGAGCTTGAAGAAGCTTTCGAGCAAGTGAAAGAGGATGTCGCCGACGAGATTACGCAGTACTACAAGACACCCTGTCCGAACGGCGACCACGAAGCGGACGTGATGTACAACTTCTGGGTGAAGGAGTTGGACTGTGTCTCCTGTGGGCACACTGTTCCCCTGTTCAAGGACTATCGCGTCGCCGCGGGGCGCTACGAGAACGACGACAAGTACAACGTTCTCTGTCCTGACTGCGGCGCGGTGACGCTGGTGGACGACTGGCAGTCCGAGAGTGTCTGTAACGACTGTGGACACGGCTTCGTTCCGAAGGAGGGGAACGTCTCGCGAGGCGGGAAGTACAACTGTCCCGACTGTGGACAGAAGTACGCGATAACGGACGCGATTCAGGAACAGGGCGGGTACGATCTGCGGCTCTACGCTCTGGAGTACTACTGCGAGCATTGTGATGACGCTGGTGAGTCAAAGGCCGATCAAAAAGGGTACAAGGAGGCAGAGAAGGAAGACAAAGAACTGTATCGTCAAGCTAAGCAAGAGTGGGAGGAAAGTGACCATCTTCATGAATATGTGCCGAATGAAGAAATCCCAAAAGGAGCAGTTACGGCATCTTCATCAGTAAATGGAAACGACGTTTTCGAACACGGATACGACCATTGGTGTGATCTGTTTACTAAGCGCCAGCTTCTTTCTCTATCAAAGCTGCTGAAGGCTATCGAAGGAGTGTCAGATAAGAATGCTCGAGAGTATCTGCTTCTAGCTTTCTCTGATTCTATTAGGTATAATAATACCTTCGTGACATACAATAACGGATACAATAAAGCAGACCATTCATTCAAAACAAATTCTTTCGTGCCGACTATGTCTCCTGTAGAAAACAATGTCTGGGGGACGAAGTTCGGTTCCGGTCCGTTCACCACTGTTTGGGAGAGAGTACTGAGTGGTGTAGAATATGCAAATTCACCGTCAGAGCGCTATGTCGTTGACGGTGAGAATAACGAAGCGGAAGGATTCCCACCAATCGAAGCGAACGCAACTCTGTCATTAGGGGACGCAAGGCAATTAGACGCTGAAAATGAATTTGATGCGGTAATCACAGATCCGCCATATTACGATAACGTAATGTATTCTGAGATTTCCGACTTCTTCTACGTCTGGCAAAAAATCCTACTCAAAGACCACTACGAGGGGTTCCAAGCCGAAAAAACGCCCAGAGCCGAATCGATCGTCACGAATCCGTATCTTGGTAAAACTACTGAAGATTTCGAACATGAAATAGGCCAAGCGTTCGAAACGATTCACCGATCACTCAAAGAAGACGGTGTGCTTACCTTCACATATCACCATAGTGACTCTGAATCCTGGGGAGAGTTACTAGGATCGTTATGTACTGCTGGCTTCGAAGTGACGGCCACCTATCCACTTACTGCGGACATTAACAAATTCATAGGCGGTGAAGCAGTCTCTTTTGACATAGCTATCGTTGCCCGTCCCATTGACGACACAGAGGCAGCATCGTGGAACTCCCTTCGTCGCGACATCTACCGCACGGCCCGCCGGACCCGAAAACAGCTCGAAGAGAACCGCGAGCTCTCCCGCGGCGATATCGGCGTGATGGAGATGGGTGCGTGCTTCCGCGAGTATTCCAAACACCACGGGAAGGTCCAGCGCGACGGCGAGATCATGGACGCAAAGGAAGTCGTCCAAGAGATCTACGGCATTATCCAGGAGGCCAGCGATATCGGCGTCGAGGACGTGTTCATCGACCTACTGGACACGCCGAGTCCGTCCTTCGACGACGTCAATAAGCTCTGCAGGGGGACCAACGCCACGCCGGAGGACCTCAAGGAGATGCGCCTATACAACCAGGACGACGGCTTCGAACTCGGCACCTGGGACAACGAGAAGCGCCAGGCGTACATCCAGGAGCGCGCCAACGGCGACGGCGGCGACCATCTCTCGAACCTCGACAAACTCCAGTTCCTCCGCTACCGCTACGAGAAGGGCCAGTCCGTCCAGAACTACGTCGAGAAGTGGGGCGTCGATGACGACCTGCGTGAGCTCGCCGGTCGGCTCGCCGATGTAACCGGCGACGATACTTACACACGAGTGCTCGGCGATCGGGACATCACGAGCTACTAA
- a CDS encoding UvrD-helicase domain-containing protein, with translation MTDKKTSATTDGNSSEESTTIEPTDEQADALVLDRNVTITAGAGTGKTTTLTHRYLEFLRSNPSATPKNVVTITFTRKAAAELETRVREEIYEELQSVEDPAEYERWRAVLDELDDGYTHTIHAFCARLLRENAVQAPVPMEFDVLDEDDAADLQQQIIVEYLDANPADPDVDLLSRLFGSRGRLVDILAGLLDARPDSEAWLDTWRDRDVDDYMDYLWENVCELDGPTARDFFTDPDVQAALETAQRFRDGEFDVEDGADGVAVLREVAAIGATVQGADDERAYQVASRDLYDLLEKSSGGLYASASHHLVGTKATWNDETQAYSDCKDALNTLLDRLVEIEEAIATTPGDLERNSAHYVLALARVFDDLTDVYAAEKAQREALDFPDLIETTITFLQNNPAIQSSLQSSFDALMVDEFQDTDSRQWELVSLLAKLADNDVPTDNVFLVGDKKQSIYGFRGAEVTTFETAKEALRDQNQALGRDSIPDSDQDAPTNLELSGNFRTLDGPLTFLNELFADVFQPLDGEYADYEAEPQALSFERDEIEPVAELEGSVEYLVVPEDEDSAEQALDTDHPVIDAAAEHSIAAEAEALGARLSGLLADPPEIYDTDNEEITVATPEDVAILLRRRTHLDRYQRALEAHDIPYSVISGRGFYDTPEVQTLTNLLRVLADPTDDVSLYGVLRSPLFGFPDDRLARLAATDDSLWQSLQTTDDQQLADAADLLTKWRELAGCVHSDDTDVLPWNRVLTRVFDDTGYLVSIGADEGGQQAVANVEKFRDEIRDWSQDGTQTAANMLRRIDRHAELDPREGEAEVPEGTEGVRIMTIHAAKGLEFPIVTVPDIGADLNFGRSIDDYGYVRLITDHDDAPFLAAGGPSPSDAFNVEKTTAHNYADSIELPRERAEAKRLLYVACTRARDHLLLCGTHEFETTDDTLGFADINDHDEATAWRDWLQPILLDRDSIVEPLFRTGRVHAHLDDSTYTVSLPSEGRPLSAADDTANESEPFPRIDIEDRPDTETQQRVTATQLVHAASDYSEEGPDGDTNQAGDSDKSGTDDETLPRDDFGTIVHRVLEFDQPRSEWPALARRVAAVNDFEITDETIEEVIEHAADARTFLDAQVDQYEDAETYAELPVSVDVGEFQIIGEIDHLRVTPDAFVITDYKTNQLGRRTTADLAEHYRPQMMSYALALLEHDPERDVIVNLRFTEDRTTESFQWNSTDRDAIGDELRELGKIMD, from the coding sequence ATGACTGACAAGAAAACATCCGCCACCACTGACGGCAACTCAAGCGAGGAGTCAACAACGATCGAACCGACAGACGAACAGGCAGACGCGTTGGTGCTGGATCGGAACGTGACGATCACGGCTGGCGCTGGCACGGGGAAAACAACGACACTCACCCACCGGTACCTCGAATTTCTCCGGTCCAATCCGTCTGCAACCCCGAAAAATGTCGTGACGATCACCTTCACGCGGAAGGCTGCCGCGGAGCTGGAAACGCGAGTGCGTGAAGAGATCTACGAGGAGCTACAGTCCGTCGAGGATCCCGCGGAGTACGAGCGCTGGCGGGCAGTCCTCGACGAACTCGATGACGGTTACACCCACACGATCCACGCCTTCTGTGCTCGACTCCTCCGTGAAAACGCCGTCCAAGCACCCGTCCCGATGGAGTTCGATGTTCTCGATGAAGACGACGCCGCGGACCTCCAACAACAGATCATCGTCGAATATCTCGACGCCAATCCCGCCGACCCCGATGTCGATCTCTTGTCTCGACTCTTCGGCTCCCGCGGCCGTCTCGTCGATATCCTGGCTGGCCTATTAGATGCACGCCCGGACAGCGAGGCGTGGCTGGACACCTGGCGAGACCGAGACGTAGACGATTATATGGACTATCTCTGGGAGAACGTCTGTGAACTCGACGGTCCAACTGCTAGAGACTTCTTCACCGATCCTGACGTGCAAGCAGCACTGGAAACGGCACAGCGATTCCGTGACGGCGAGTTCGACGTTGAGGACGGCGCCGACGGCGTCGCCGTCCTCCGAGAAGTTGCAGCTATCGGTGCGACTGTCCAAGGCGCTGATGACGAGCGGGCGTATCAGGTCGCGTCCCGCGATCTATACGACCTGTTAGAGAAGAGTTCTGGCGGGTTGTATGCAAGTGCGAGCCACCACCTCGTTGGGACCAAAGCCACCTGGAACGACGAAACACAAGCCTACAGCGACTGCAAAGACGCGCTTAACACGCTCCTGGATCGGCTGGTGGAGATTGAGGAGGCGATTGCCACTACGCCGGGTGATCTTGAACGCAACAGCGCGCACTATGTCCTTGCGTTGGCACGGGTATTTGACGATCTCACGGACGTCTACGCAGCTGAGAAAGCACAACGCGAAGCGTTAGATTTCCCGGATCTCATCGAAACCACGATCACTTTCCTGCAAAACAACCCCGCCATCCAGTCGTCGTTACAGTCGTCCTTTGATGCGCTGATGGTGGACGAATTCCAGGATACCGACAGTCGGCAATGGGAGCTGGTGTCACTGCTTGCCAAGTTGGCTGACAACGACGTCCCGACAGACAACGTGTTCCTCGTCGGGGACAAAAAACAGAGTATCTACGGCTTCCGCGGCGCCGAAGTGACGACCTTCGAAACTGCAAAAGAAGCCTTACGCGACCAAAATCAGGCTCTTGGCCGTGATTCGATCCCCGACAGCGACCAAGACGCACCCACAAACCTCGAACTGTCCGGCAACTTCCGGACACTTGATGGCCCACTCACGTTCCTGAACGAACTCTTCGCAGACGTCTTCCAGCCGCTGGACGGCGAGTACGCCGATTACGAAGCCGAGCCACAGGCACTGTCGTTCGAGCGTGACGAGATCGAACCGGTCGCCGAGCTTGAGGGGTCGGTCGAGTACTTGGTGGTCCCCGAAGATGAAGACAGCGCGGAACAAGCGCTTGATACGGACCACCCGGTGATCGACGCCGCGGCCGAGCATTCCATCGCAGCGGAAGCCGAAGCCCTCGGTGCGCGTCTCTCAGGCCTCCTTGCCGACCCACCGGAGATCTATGACACGGACAACGAGGAAATCACTGTAGCGACACCCGAAGACGTCGCGATCCTCTTACGCCGCCGCACCCACCTCGACCGATACCAGCGGGCCCTGGAGGCCCACGATATTCCATACTCCGTTATCTCCGGCCGGGGCTTCTACGATACGCCTGAAGTCCAGACGCTAACCAATCTCCTGCGCGTTCTCGCCGACCCAACTGACGACGTCTCACTCTACGGCGTCCTCCGATCGCCACTCTTTGGCTTCCCCGACGATCGACTCGCCCGTCTCGCAGCGACGGACGACTCGCTGTGGCAGTCCCTCCAAACGACTGACGACCAACAACTGGCCGACGCAGCCGATTTACTCACTAAGTGGCGCGAACTCGCCGGCTGTGTCCACAGTGACGACACGGATGTCTTGCCGTGGAACCGCGTCCTCACACGCGTCTTCGACGACACAGGCTATCTTGTCAGCATTGGTGCTGACGAAGGCGGCCAACAAGCTGTCGCCAACGTCGAAAAATTCCGTGACGAAATCCGCGACTGGTCACAAGACGGTACCCAAACTGCCGCGAATATGCTGCGCCGCATCGACCGGCACGCCGAACTTGACCCCCGAGAAGGCGAGGCTGAGGTGCCTGAAGGCACGGAGGGTGTCCGCATTATGACGATCCACGCAGCGAAAGGCCTTGAGTTCCCAATCGTCACTGTCCCTGACATTGGAGCCGACCTAAACTTCGGTCGCAGCATCGATGACTACGGATATGTCCGCCTTATCACAGACCACGATGACGCTCCATTCCTTGCTGCTGGCGGCCCCTCACCCAGCGATGCGTTCAACGTCGAAAAGACAACCGCTCACAACTATGCCGACTCGATCGAACTCCCGCGCGAACGCGCCGAAGCCAAACGTCTGCTGTATGTCGCCTGCACACGGGCCCGCGATCACCTCCTCCTTTGTGGCACCCACGAATTCGAAACCACTGACGATACTCTCGGCTTTGCCGATATCAACGACCACGACGAGGCCACAGCGTGGCGTGACTGGCTCCAACCGATTCTCCTTGATCGCGATAGCATCGTCGAACCACTCTTCCGTACCGGACGCGTGCACGCACACCTCGACGATAGCACGTACACCGTTTCTCTGCCCAGCGAAGGACGTCCACTAAGCGCTGCCGACGACACGGCAAACGAGTCAGAGCCGTTCCCACGCATCGACATCGAAGATCGCCCTGATACCGAGACTCAACAGCGGGTGACAGCCACCCAGCTCGTCCACGCCGCTTCAGACTACTCTGAAGAAGGCCCAGACGGGGATACGAATCAGGCAGGCGATTCTGACAAGTCTGGAACCGACGATGAGACGCTGCCACGGGATGACTTCGGGACGATCGTTCACCGCGTTCTCGAATTCGACCAGCCACGCTCAGAATGGCCCGCACTCGCTCGTCGTGTTGCTGCTGTCAACGACTTCGAGATCACCGACGAAACCATCGAGGAAGTCATCGAGCACGCTGCTGACGCACGGACATTCCTCGACGCCCAGGTAGACCAGTACGAAGACGCCGAAACCTACGCAGAACTCCCCGTCTCAGTCGATGTCGGCGAGTTCCAAATTATCGGCGAGATCGATCACTTACGCGTGACACCAGACGCGTTCGTCATCACCGATTACAAAACGAACCAATTGGGAAGGCGAACAACCGCGGATCTCGCCGAGCACTATCGCCCACAGATGATGAGCTATGCCCTAGCACTGCTAGAACACGACCCAGAACGCGACGTCATTGTCAACCTTCGCTTCACCGAGGACCGTACAACAGAATCATTCCAATGGAACAGTACCGATCGTGATGCGATTGGCGACGAACTTCGGGAGCTCGGGAAAATCATGGATTGA
- a CDS encoding metallophosphoesterase family protein, translated as MALRDEIVDGERFDEILVTVRDVKQHLNSSLGWLLTVEDTAGNEFEVKIWHTHDVDTWWREGWRYILKSGRGTRRQGGQVTLHSTKDFAVQRPEDVVDLLALGDSHIGRETRPEDTNAPYHTSRQFIATMGYAARYDVDAVIYAGDLFDDHPTTEDIQLAESGFKILAQNNIPFYFVYGNHGVTIANEFYDRIDDVEIDHLDTNGTQLNNQIALFGIDNQPEADFRTTASEVVDISGADQQILVVHNEIDPPRTESGLRLEALDPLREAEFDFILSGHLHDHESSLHSRTKIQYLGATADISTKSNADDQSAWLVRLSSETNRIERVDVT; from the coding sequence GTGGCTCTTCGAGATGAGATTGTGGATGGAGAACGGTTTGATGAGATACTCGTGACAGTCCGAGACGTGAAGCAGCATCTCAATTCCTCTCTTGGATGGTTGCTTACTGTCGAAGACACGGCAGGAAACGAATTTGAGGTGAAGATTTGGCATACCCACGACGTGGATACGTGGTGGCGCGAGGGATGGCGATATATACTCAAATCCGGTCGAGGAACGCGTCGCCAAGGTGGCCAGGTAACACTACACAGTACAAAGGACTTCGCGGTTCAGCGCCCCGAAGATGTCGTAGATTTACTTGCACTAGGTGACAGCCACATCGGGCGTGAGACTCGGCCAGAAGATACCAACGCTCCCTATCACACGAGCCGACAATTCATCGCTACAATGGGGTATGCGGCCCGATACGACGTTGACGCGGTCATCTATGCGGGAGATCTCTTCGACGATCACCCAACTACTGAGGACATCCAGCTCGCGGAAAGCGGGTTCAAAATTCTGGCACAGAATAACATCCCATTTTATTTCGTGTACGGGAACCACGGCGTCACCATCGCGAACGAATTCTACGACCGAATTGACGATGTTGAAATCGACCATCTCGATACCAACGGAACACAACTGAACAACCAAATTGCGCTGTTCGGCATCGACAACCAGCCAGAAGCAGACTTCCGTACCACCGCATCTGAAGTCGTCGATATTTCCGGCGCAGACCAACAAATTCTCGTCGTACACAACGAAATTGACCCCCCTCGTACCGAAAGCGGCCTCAGGCTAGAAGCATTAGACCCACTTCGCGAAGCAGAGTTCGATTTCATCCTCTCCGGCCATCTCCATGACCACGAATCCAGTCTTCACTCCCGCACAAAAATACAGTATCTCGGGGCAACCGCTGACATCAGCACGAAATCAAACGCCGACGATCAGTCAGCGTGGTTGGTTCGTCTTTCTTCAGAGACGAACCGCATCGAACGAGTTGACGTGACATAG
- a CDS encoding AAA family ATPase, which produces MSSSSGEYTEDDAKEDLNVLKEVPNKVVDAIDNATDEGVLDFLIREQQLDTVHDGERGIGQVRRAVLKSSVASKDLKRLVITRNDNTPRDVLVPDDVYRNAKTALKAGKPVVLYGPTGTGKTTFAKQLALEESIGYSLNTATPSWTAKDIIGGIGPKLSGHRLNYQTELGCVSEAIKRSKDFAIDYTVILDEITRADISKIFGPLYTAIENPQQELIETDDGEPITLNDDVNLICTMNMSDRTVNELDNAITRRFAMIEVDEYSDESRRELFEKFIDDHIEQVSDGGSPVFDESDLLELFEIDYKGINEGNDQTSQGPIMRFGPMHYEDIARFLGEATSDPDLYLDNPGEAVGQAFRTYIVPRLLNSAAFPQIERIENHYRALNDQFEEYNLKPAADLAKRELESEQRQMGSYEQ; this is translated from the coding sequence ATGAGCAGTTCATCTGGCGAATATACCGAAGACGATGCAAAGGAAGATCTTAACGTTCTCAAAGAAGTTCCCAACAAGGTAGTTGACGCAATCGACAACGCAACAGACGAAGGTGTCCTTGATTTCCTCATCAGGGAGCAACAACTCGATACCGTCCACGATGGGGAGCGTGGAATCGGGCAAGTACGACGAGCGGTCCTCAAGTCCTCTGTCGCCTCAAAAGACCTCAAGCGGTTAGTCATAACTCGCAACGACAATACACCCCGGGATGTCCTCGTCCCGGATGACGTGTATCGGAATGCGAAGACAGCCCTCAAAGCTGGCAAACCTGTCGTTCTTTACGGTCCAACTGGTACGGGGAAAACCACGTTCGCGAAGCAACTCGCCCTAGAAGAGTCAATCGGTTATTCACTCAACACCGCGACACCGTCTTGGACAGCGAAGGATATCATCGGTGGAATCGGGCCGAAACTTAGCGGTCACCGACTCAACTACCAGACTGAATTGGGCTGCGTTTCGGAGGCGATCAAGCGGTCAAAAGACTTCGCGATCGATTACACCGTGATCCTCGACGAGATCACGCGTGCTGACATCTCCAAAATCTTCGGTCCTCTGTACACCGCCATCGAGAACCCACAGCAGGAACTCATCGAAACAGATGACGGCGAGCCGATCACCCTCAACGACGATGTGAATCTCATCTGTACGATGAACATGTCCGATCGAACGGTGAACGAGCTGGACAATGCAATCACTCGTCGCTTCGCTATGATCGAGGTGGATGAATATAGTGACGAGAGTCGTCGGGAGCTCTTCGAGAAATTCATCGATGACCATATCGAGCAAGTGAGCGATGGCGGCTCGCCCGTGTTCGATGAATCGGACCTTCTCGAATTATTCGAGATAGACTACAAAGGGATCAATGAAGGCAACGACCAGACATCACAGGGCCCGATAATGCGATTCGGACCGATGCACTACGAGGACATCGCTCGCTTCTTGGGTGAGGCTACAAGCGACCCAGATCTCTATCTCGACAACCCAGGGGAAGCCGTTGGTCAGGCGTTCCGAACGTACATCGTCCCACGGTTGCTTAATTCAGCTGCCTTCCCCCAGATCGAGCGGATTGAGAACCACTACAGAGCGCTCAACGACCAGTTCGAAGAATACAATCTCAAACCGGCTGCCGATCTAGCGAAGCGGGAACTCGAGTCCGAGCAGCGACAGATGGGATCCTATGAGCAGTAG
- a CDS encoding 5-methylcytosine restriction system specificity protein McrC, which produces MSSSVDRQYKFAPKTFDVPERGQILIEDCPGSIGEQLRRANFDQISPGVYKKTQKGFDDETEYKVVTATLKGTNLRIEASDVVGVVSLTPSSKIQINPKIDWEHIFDMVLAVYDQNRSIEYHGVPLQSFLSDDIELSDVFLILAINYLEGIDIIHRNGFIRNLETRRADLDDVRGEIDVERTLVNQAEGSTQVHCILKEVEYDNPANSLLHYAGTVLLRLFREHSDEYDHPAYDHIFSQVHREVRELEEIGVTSSPRKMPEYRSFSLYDLPKQRHYYQKALDVSKAIASSSLGQQLQEGQRELTVDYVLNMESLFEQYSQVVIERQLESVREYDYLDDLMNVTSARSPTVKPFEGEGGIYHQPDHAIERGEETLAVLDSKYYAEGHDPVKESPSRSRLFSYAYLLYADHLGFLCPLLEPRTRRVKQTDAELEIISPENGFTLEDYDDTVHDYLHKLLVEEYPELRAFRAVFENKLALDGADKTDLERARDMSGPFTFRDEKEFSLRVVKAAANEHSWNVRNRDDLEQGGSWTRDQIETRCGNYYEHATTCIPVFCREDGSEWIDLYFLQNGAGEVTKEGPLKLL; this is translated from the coding sequence ATGAGCAGTAGCGTAGATAGACAGTACAAATTCGCCCCAAAGACGTTTGACGTGCCAGAACGCGGGCAAATTCTCATCGAGGACTGCCCGGGGTCGATCGGTGAACAGCTTCGCCGCGCAAACTTCGATCAGATCAGTCCTGGAGTATACAAGAAGACTCAGAAGGGATTCGACGACGAGACAGAATACAAAGTCGTCACTGCGACGTTGAAGGGGACTAATCTCCGCATCGAAGCGAGCGACGTCGTCGGTGTCGTGAGTCTGACGCCGTCGTCGAAAATCCAGATCAATCCGAAGATCGACTGGGAACACATCTTCGATATGGTGCTGGCTGTCTACGATCAAAACAGGTCCATCGAGTACCACGGTGTTCCTCTCCAGAGCTTCCTATCCGACGATATCGAGCTCTCTGATGTGTTCCTCATCCTCGCGATCAACTATCTCGAGGGTATCGACATCATCCATCGCAACGGGTTCATTAGAAATCTGGAGACGAGACGGGCAGATCTTGATGATGTCCGTGGAGAAATTGACGTCGAGCGTACGCTCGTGAATCAAGCAGAAGGCAGTACGCAGGTGCACTGCATTCTCAAAGAAGTCGAATACGACAACCCCGCAAATTCGCTGCTCCATTACGCTGGGACCGTCTTACTCCGACTCTTCCGTGAACACTCCGACGAATACGATCACCCTGCGTACGATCATATCTTCTCGCAGGTCCATCGCGAAGTGCGTGAATTAGAAGAAATCGGTGTCACGAGCTCTCCGCGAAAGATGCCTGAGTATCGGAGTTTCTCACTGTACGATCTTCCAAAGCAACGGCATTACTACCAGAAAGCACTGGACGTTTCGAAGGCCATCGCGTCTTCGTCGCTCGGCCAGCAGTTGCAGGAAGGGCAGCGGGAGTTGACTGTCGATTACGTACTCAACATGGAGTCGCTCTTCGAACAGTATTCACAGGTGGTTATCGAACGGCAACTCGAGAGCGTCAGAGAGTACGACTACCTCGACGATCTGATGAACGTGACCTCTGCTCGGTCGCCGACTGTGAAACCGTTCGAAGGAGAGGGCGGCATCTACCACCAGCCAGACCACGCGATCGAGCGGGGAGAAGAAACGCTCGCTGTTCTCGACTCGAAGTACTATGCTGAAGGCCACGACCCAGTCAAGGAATCGCCGTCTCGATCCCGGCTCTTCAGCTACGCATACCTGCTGTATGCAGACCATCTTGGGTTCCTCTGCCCGCTTCTGGAGCCGAGAACCCGTCGCGTGAAGCAGACGGACGCTGAGTTAGAGATCATCTCGCCTGAGAATGGATTCACGCTCGAGGACTACGACGACACTGTACACGACTATCTACACAAACTTCTCGTCGAAGAGTATCCTGAACTGCGAGCATTTCGTGCAGTATTCGAAAACAAGCTCGCATTGGATGGGGCAGACAAGACTGACTTGGAACGAGCACGAGATATGAGTGGTCCGTTCACGTTCCGCGATGAGAAAGAATTCTCTCTCCGGGTGGTGAAAGCCGCTGCCAACGAGCACTCGTGGAACGTCAGAAATCGTGACGACTTAGAACAAGGTGGGAGTTGGACTCGTGATCAGATCGAAACTCGGTGTGGTAACTACTACGAACACGCGACGACCTGTATCCCGGTCTTCTGCCGAGAGGATGGTAGCGAATGGATTGATCTCTATTTCCTCCAGAACGGCGCAGGGGAGGTCACGAAAGAGGGGCCACTGAAGCTCCTGTGA